TTATAATGAGACTGGCAAAAGCCACCAATGAAGTGTCACAAATAAAAAATTAATTTCAAAttgcaaagtaaattttattatcaaagtacagatatgccACTATGTACATCACTGAGTTTAATTTTCCTGCAGGCGtactcagcaaatttatggaatagtaactgtaacaggatcaataaaagatcaaccagagtgcagaagacaacaaactgtgcaagtgcaaatattaataaataataataaataatgagataaagagttcttaaaatgagatcattggttgtaggaaccaATGATGTTCCTTTACCAACATCTCTCCCAATAGGATTCTGCAAAAGTAATGCATATTAAAATCATTGCATCTGTTTCAATCCTCAAAAGGATCacaccttgttgtggtttggaggcttgcatgcctcaatgacccacagaggtacgttggctggagtcagagcttaTGTTTTCACTCTTgatagggtcatccatgccaaacatgtCAAAGGGTAGCAGCCGGACTAAGAGTGGTggaccagtcctccaggttcaggcaTTCAACTCAGAgcgaacaaccctgactggtaaaacaaaactgttatggaagcagcaacaaagaatccttctacatcagagtggccaaggacagacagagatggggacCTTCATTGCTACTCTAAATGCCAGCGGCATAACGGGCAATAAGTTTTTGTTTCAGTGCAACAATAGTCTTGTTTTAAGCTACATTTGGGGAAAAAACTGCCCATTTATCGGTTCAAATGATTTCTAAAAACAGATGAAACTCAAAGTCCATTAGGGGAATAAAATGATGATGAAGAACAAATTCTTTCATGGTTAAAATCCATGACAAATTTTGCATTTCACTTATCTTCTTAATTTGATGGACACTGTTATTGCATTTATATTCAggaatgcctgagaaaaatgttttcttttctaTTCCAAATTAGTGATATTGTAACCTTCATTGGTAATATCTGTTGGTTCAATGATAAGGTCATCTTGACTTGCTACTGCTGATAGAAAATTTTGATAAGTGTTATGGATTTGCTAAGGTCCACAAAATACTGACAGGACTAAACACTGAATGTCAATAACCTAAAGGACTAACATCACCAGCTATTCAATCATTAACCACTTAAACATTTCAGCTAGACCAGCTTTTCTAAGTTTTAAGGCTCTATAATGGGCAGCAAAAGCTGCCCAATACATCACTGGCATCAGCTGATAACCGTCAAGGGCATACATACAAAAAGGTGGCGGAAAGGGGCTAGTAACATCATGACGGATCCCCCCCCCCATTCGTGTACTGgggttgtcccactcccatcagcgaGGAGACTATGTAGTGTCCACACCAGGACACCAGACAGTACtctccccaagcagtaaagcttgTCATCATCTCCAcctctactttattatttcctgtcagtcaccttatgtacagccttgAGTCACTTAGATGTACAATCAATATAGGCATATAATCTATCTATAAGCAATCTTACATgtttaggttttttttttaattattattattgtgtttttttatctttttttatttattgagatacagcatggaatagtccttctggccctttgagctgcgccACCCAGCAATTCTTCATTTTGTAATCCTAGCATAATACagaacaatctacaatgaccaattaacctatcaactggaagacctttggaatgtggaaggaaaccggagcacctggaggaaaaccacgcggtcatgggaagaaagtacaaactcccgagaggcagtggcaggaattgaacccggggagcctgcactgtaaagtgttgttctAACCCCTATGCTACCGTAGGTTTTTGTTGTGCTGcctcggatctggagtaacaattattttgttctccttacatttgtgtacaggaaatgacattaaacaatttggAATCTTGAATACAGCCATGATTTGCAGTATTATCAAAAAGACCAGAGACTATCAACAGTTATGTTTTCTTGTGGAAGACAGGTACAGAGCAAGACCAGAATGAAAGATGAGAGTGGCCATAAGAAGAACAGTGTTACAAGAGCAGATACTATTGAGATGTTGTAATTGCCTTCATACTCAACTTCATACTTTTAAATTAGAATGCTATAAAATAGTTTAAAACAATGATACTTTCTTGTCTTGCTGTTATTGTCCAAATTCAACCCCACTTCAGTCCTTAATCGAGAGCAATTATTTGTAAGTTCTAAATCTTCTTTCACTCCGGAAAAATGAACACATATCAAGAACAATTatgagggagtgttactgtgtccTTCATTCCACAGACTTGAGCACATGAACTAGAACATTTTTTTGGGAGTTTTGCACAGTCTTATTAAAGATTGACTCATTCTGCTATCTAATATGGATATAAAATATTTGTGGTACCACTTGAACAGGAAAGGGGTTCTTGCAAGGTCCTAGCCAAATTATATAGGTTAACCAACATAGCCAATGCAAATAACTCCATCAATTTACATGTAGAAAACAGCTGTCTTATTTGTCATATTGAAGCATTAATGACACTGTGAAACACTATGTTGCTTTGAAGGAGCCTTATCATAAGCAGCAGTCATAGATTTATGATTATTGATATTTTGTGAAGAAAAGATTAAATGTAAAATAGAATGAATAAGAGGTAAAATCAATACTTCAGTATTCCATTCCAATGAATGGTCAGCGACCTGAAATGatagctctgtttctctttccttgaCCTATTGAGTATTTTCAGAATTCCCTGTTGTTCATGGTCCAATAAAGTGTCTGCAATCCGAAATATTGtctttgtttctcttcccacaaatGTGGATTGACCTGCTGAATAATTACTGActccatttcagatttccagcatttttatttttcttcattCCCTGTTCTTATTTCAGCAATAAATAAAACACCTTCCCAGTTCAATATATCTTTGACCACACCCAAAAAAATTTGATGCCAACATTTTCAAAGCACATTCCAAGAAAATAGCATCCTTAAAAAGGACCTATTATCCCAACTTTTTGTCATCTATGTGATACATAATCTTCAAATACTATTGACTTACTTGCTCTAATACAGTGagctcttgtctctcttttaaaAGCCTCCATTTTCTGGATGCCCCTTGCCTGCAAATAACCTACTCCAATCAACTTTTGTGAGCTTCTTTTGAATGCTGCTAGAATATGCCCTGCCCCAACTTGGAACTTTAACATGTGAACGAGGGAGTCATAGAGTAATGCAGCACCAAatggaccctttggcccatcgagtcagagCCAAACTGTTAACGTGTTTAGTTCCAATTACCTGCACCCGGCTATAGCTCTCCATATCCATCCTATCCAAGTTTCTTTTCaatgttggaattgaacctgTATCCACTATgcctgctggaagctcattccatactctcatcaccctctgagtgaaaaggttccctttcaggttccctttaaacagtttacttttctcccttaagccatgacctctagttctagtctcacccaacctcagtggtccAACCAGACCTGACCTTTTCCACACTTCTAATGATCCCTAACCTCCAGACCTCTCTGGGGTAGAGTTTTTCTTTCAATTCACCACACTCGGATCAAGGAAATTTCTATACACTGCACTTCCAATGAACTCCACCATGGACGGTGTCaggcctggctgtgaaaggaggagggtttggCATTGGGCCAGCAAGAtgatcctgtaaaaacccagtgcTGCAGAAGCTGCGAGGACTTTATCCTTGAGAGAGGAAGGAGAAGATGTGCTACACCTGCAATaatttgaaagactggcccaggacagaggacactAGTGAACTACTGTTGGTGGCCTATGCCACAGTGGGGGTGATTGGTTTAAGTAAGTCACTTCCAATGACCAATCTCTTACTTTGTAAGATGCCCCCTCATTTGAGATTTTCTCActtgtgaaaacatctcaacatcAACCTGTCACACCCACTGAAGGTTGTCTGTGTCTCCCTAAAGAGATCCTACACCCTTATCTACAACAGAGATCGGATCTAAACTGCTTGGCCTTTCTTGATTGAACAATCCCTGACCTGAGGAATTAGCCTGGTCCAATGTTGCTATATCTTTTTTCAGATAAGGAACCAAAACTGTGCAGAATGTTCCAGTTGTGACCTCACCACCACCCTGTACAAATGTAAACTATGTTATCTCCAAACCCTTCACTATGAAACCAACATTTGACCGCTAAATGGAgctgaatttatgtgctatgCTGAAGGATTAGCCAGACATTCCACATATCTGTGCTTATCAGTTACATGAGTGTTAAGCAATTTAATTTaatgaaataaaaatgaattATTATTTTATACAAGAAACCCTCAGAATCCTGTTTGGTTATCTTTTGCAAAAATATCTGATTTATCACCACACATAAATTAATCACATATTTTAACAGAGCTGTTAGTTAATAGAAAAGACCAAATAAGGCTagatattttgtgtgtttttgctTTCTCCAGATGTCGATAAATTCTGTTGCCTAAGCAGCGAGGTCTACAATTTCTTATGACCTAGGATTTGGAGTCAATTCTCTTCTCATGGATCCTGAATATAGAAACGTTTGGGGGTGGTTGACGGCGGAGGATGGAACATAAATAGTTGGACTACAGCCAAGATAACAAGTACTAAGAAAGCACAGCAAGGCCGTGCTCAGAATAAGATGACATGAAGCAGAGCTGGGATGAATTCCTCCTCTGCCTTTGCCAGATCCAGTATTGAGGTCAGTGTTCCCACACACTCAGTCAAGCGCCGCACTAGACTGGGAAACAGATAAAACTAGCTAGAAAACGATGCCGTGGTAACACTGCGGCATTTCCTAGAACGCGAGAATTAAGTTGAATGTACTACTGTTCAGATCTGGCGGCACTGAGGACTACTCCGAGGATGGGAATCAGCTGTGACAGACTCGGTCACTGATAATTTCACGGGAGTGCACTTCATACGCTGCTATTTTTGAGTTTGCCAAATATATTTCACAAGGACAACACTTAGGTCTGTAGATAAGGAAGGCGATGGCATTGCATACTGGATTGACAGGATAGTGCTGAACTTACATAGCCCTCACTGTAAAAGTCACGTTCAACTCGCATTTCGGCCGCCTCTTCGATTGTCAGAACACTTCCCAGCTCCGCCAGCTGAGCTTCACGAAATCTTAAAAGGCGCCGAGCATTTAGCGTTTCACCGCTGGTGATCGGATCATTTCAGTCCTCCCGAAAGATGTAGGAGACGCTGGGATGGGAAACGCTATAATGTCTGTGGTCTCTTTCTTCCCGTCTAAATCGTGCCAGCACTACCTTCTGGGAAATGATATCGAGGAGCTACCACCGGATAAAATGATGGATTTGAGCGGGAAATATCTGAGGAAGTTTCCGCTGCAGGTCTGTGCTTTCACTGAACTTATTAAACTGTACCTGAGTAACAACAATCTGAGCAGTCTTCCCCCCGAGCTTCACCTGCTGAACTGCCTGCAGATCTTGGCTCTGGACTTCAATCGTTTCAAAGAGCTGCCGCAGGTGGTATGCCGCCTCCGCCAGCTCTCCGCTCTGTACCTGGGCAATAACTACCTGAGCGACCTGCCGGCCGAACTCAGCTCGCTGGCGGAACTGAAAACGCTGTGGATCGAGGGGAACTGTTTCGAGGAGGTCCCTAGAGTGGTGTCGCAGCTAAAGCACCTGAGAATCTTGCACGCAGGGTGTAACCAGCTAAGAGAACTGCCCACGGATCTCTGGCACCTCCGCGAACTGCAGAACATCTGGATTTCGAGCAACTTGTTCTCTGATTTCCCTAAAGTCCTACTGGAGATCGAGAGCCTGGAGATCATCGACATGGACCGAAACTCGATCAAGTTCTTCCCCAGCCTGGTCCACATGAAGaacctgaagctggtgatatacgATCGCAATCCGTGCAAGAGCGGCCCCAGGGTGGGCGAGGACGTCCGGAGGGTGGGAAGGTGGGCCGACTATCGCCCTGAAGTCACCGAGGAATTATCACCGGAGATGGAGCGAGAGCAGATGGGAGAAAGCGAGGACGTTGAAACGACGGGGAAAAGTGAACTCAATAAGGATTCTGACTCGGTGCCAGAGTGAAAGCAACGGGAACCAAAGTGGCGCCAACGAAAGGCAATTTGCGGGCTTCGTATACTGTTTGATTATGCAATACGTGTAGAAATTGTAAATACATCTGCGCTCCTCTGGATAGCTGTTTACAGCGCAAAACCTGCTTCCACAACAAGGGCTGAGACTAGATAAAAATATGGATGAAAGGAATAAGAAATGTTACTGGAGGAAGAAGAAATATTTTGGCTCGTGTGGAGCAATAGGTGCCGGCCCGTGCCCTTGGTCTCAATATTCCGTCTTTGTCAGCATTAATTCTTGCTAGCGACACCGTCCAAAGGGACTGCATGAAAATAGTAATTACTCTTCTTTTACATAACAAGTGTAATATGTAACCGTGCGGTACGTCGTTAATCATCTGCTTCAGCGGATGGGGCTTGAAGGCTGCTATCAGGAACAGGATGTACTTTGATGACAAGCACAAAACCTATTCCGAacgattcaccctgcagtttagacccacaaagggggggggggggggaaacttcCATAAATCAGACTTTAGGATAATTAACTTTTTTATTCAGCAGCAGTACCTGGAAGTCAGATAAAATCCCGCCAAACTCCCATTCCAACGAGAATTAGGCTGCTCCCATGGCAACGGCTTGAAATAAAACGGTTTCCACAGGAAATGAGACTTCGGAATGTAAAGGCCAGCTTTCAATCTGACCCCCTCTCTGCATACAAATAATAAGCAATCTTCTCGGTGTTCAACTTGGAAATGCATTTCATTCCACAAATTATACATTACTTGAGAACAAGCTTAGAcctttaattttgttttaaatgaggCAATGTTTTGGGAGAACTTACTTCTACTTCACCGCACCAGTCAATTCAGATTTGCTTTGCCGGAGAATAATGGCGAattaccagaggaactcagcaagtcaggcagcatctgaggaggaaaatggacagacaCCATTTTGGGTCTCCCGGGAAAGTCAACTGATCATTTCCCAATACAGATGTTGCCCAATACTACCGTACCTTGTGTCCTGATTTTTGCTTCCAATTAAAAATGAAACCAGGTGGCAGACAGCTGCATCTGTCTGTACTACATGGGTGTTGGAAAGTTAAACTTTGAGAGGGGATTATGGGGAAGGAGTTGCTTTCTCTCACGAATGCTTCAACTGATACCCAATTTGAACTCAAGTTTCTTAGTAGTCATTCGAAATACAAACTCAGGACAAAGCACTACTTAGAGATATCATTGCTTTCTCCGAGGGTGGGCCGCACCAAACCCCTCTCCGCCAAAATACGTAAAAGAATCTCCTCAGAAGAAATCATCCCTTTCCCTGCAGTGCCCTCCTACGGTAATGGGATCAGTAAAAAGACGGTACAACCGTTGTTGAGAACCTGAGCGTTGGTCGGGGCGCATTCAGCGCGGAAATGTGGAACTGAAAGTGGCTCACAGAGTGACACAGTGAGTGGCGGTGGGGAGGGGGTCATTTCTGGTGAGGAATTTGACAAATGATCTTAAGATCTCCTTATTACTGCCTGTTGGATGTAATGGCAACTGCTGCCCTCGCCGTTCATTCTTCAGCAGCGAAACTCTCCCAAGCCCAGAGATTTCTCTCCGGCAAGCACGCCCAGGACCTGCCAATGGGAAATCTCTCGGCTGGGCTGAGCTTTACAACCAAGCAAAGAGGACGGCACATCCAAGAGGAGACAGTAAGGGTAGGTTTATAATGAGCAGGTGTTTCAGCTTCCCATTGTGGCTCACACTTAGTAGTCATGGAGCACCACCGGGCTCTGGGCTGATGGGGGAGAGGCAGAGGTAGGGGGTTTGCGCGCAGCTGgagtgggtgttttttttttaattggtggGAGGGGTTGGGTACGACCCAGTGTTATAAAAACCGTCTCTCTTCAATAGCTCCATGCTAAGTACCAGGGCACTTCGCTGTTCTCTCGCGCCCTAATTCTCCGTGTATTCACGTCAAAATAGTTGTGATAGAATTTCAGGCATTTCATTGTATTAGAAACACAATTTTCGATTCTTTCAGCAGGTCATTGCCTTGGTACTGGTGTACCTATACTACCActagtgttcaaagttcaaagtaaattttattatcaaagtatatacatgtcaccttatacaaccctgaggttcatatTGCTGCAGGCATATTgcgcaaatctacagaatagcaactgtaacaggatcaatgaaggatcagccagagtgcagaagacaacaaaccgtgcaaatacaaatataagtaaatagcaataaataacgagacatgagataacaagataatgagtccttaaagtgtgataattggttgtgggaacatctcaatgaacaggcaagtgaatcagaatcaagtttagtatcaccggcatatgtcgtgagatttgttaacagcagcagtatacaatgcaatacataatacagaaaaaaggtaaatcaattacagtatatatgtgtattaaatagttaaattaaaaatagtgcaaaaacagaaataattttttaaaaagtgaggccatgttcacgggttcaatgtccgtttaggaatcggatggcagagtggaagaagctgttcctaaatcgctaagagtgtgccttcaggctcctgtacctccttcctgatggtagcaatgagaagagagcatgttctgggtgatgggggtcataAATAATGGAGgaagcctttctgaggcatcgctccttgaagatgtcttgggttctacgaggccagtacccaagatgaagccgactaattttacaattttctgtagcttGTTTCGACACTTGTTTAAGAGCTTGATAGTtgtggagtagtaactgttcttgaacctggtggtgcgagtttgCTGGTCAGCACAAATTCGTGCCTAAATTACAATTTCTAAGTGTCCGTATAAGCCAAACGCTACGTATCCAGTCGTGTGTGAACCAAATCCTTCCCAAGTGAAGTCAAATGAATTGAAAAATTATCTACAGTACAGAAAGTAATTAAACATATCCTTCTGGCAGGGATATGTTTAAAAGTTTTTCGCAACATCAGCACCAACGACTTGAGCTACAGAGCAGATCTAATTTTAGCTGATCTGGCCTTGATTATTTTTCAGATAACATCATTACTGCAAAATATTTTCAGTGTGCACTGGCTAAAACAGAATAAAACTTACTTTATTATCCCTATCAATGTACTTA
This DNA window, taken from Hypanus sabinus isolate sHypSab1 chromosome 8, sHypSab1.hap1, whole genome shotgun sequence, encodes the following:
- the lrrc10 gene encoding leucine-rich repeat-containing protein 10, translating into MGNAIMSVVSFFPSKSCQHYLLGNDIEELPPDKMMDLSGKYLRKFPLQVCAFTELIKLYLSNNNLSSLPPELHLLNCLQILALDFNRFKELPQVVCRLRQLSALYLGNNYLSDLPAELSSLAELKTLWIEGNCFEEVPRVVSQLKHLRILHAGCNQLRELPTDLWHLRELQNIWISSNLFSDFPKVLLEIESLEIIDMDRNSIKFFPSLVHMKNLKLVIYDRNPCKSGPRVGEDVRRVGRWADYRPEVTEELSPEMEREQMGESEDVETTGKSELNKDSDSVPE